One genomic window of Kaistia geumhonensis includes the following:
- the queA gene encoding tRNA preQ1(34) S-adenosylmethionine ribosyltransferase-isomerase QueA, whose product MRVDLFDFDLPDERIALRPARPRDAARLLVVKPGAAPEDRIVRELPDLLRPGDALVFNDTRVIPAQLFGERVRDGVSARIGATLHMREAGDRWRAFLRPAKKIAAGDRILFGETADRACLVSGLAATVAEKGEAGEVVLAFDLTGPDLDAAIATLGHIPLPPYIASKRAEDAEDRADYQTIYAREEGAVAAPTAGLHFTPELFERLDARGVERHFVTLHVGAGTFMPVKADDTADHRMHAERGEVSEATAAALNAVRARGGRVVAVGTTSLRLLESAAGEDHMIRSFNGPTSIFITPGYRFRAVDLLMTNFHLPRSTLFMLVSAFSGLETMREAYGHAIRCGYRFYSYGDASLLHPAEAE is encoded by the coding sequence ATGCGCGTCGACCTTTTCGATTTCGACCTGCCGGACGAGCGCATCGCGCTCCGGCCGGCGCGCCCGCGAGATGCCGCCCGGCTGCTCGTCGTGAAGCCCGGTGCCGCGCCGGAAGACCGCATCGTCCGCGAGCTGCCCGACCTCCTGCGCCCGGGCGATGCGCTCGTCTTCAACGATACGCGGGTCATCCCGGCGCAGTTGTTCGGCGAGCGGGTGCGCGATGGCGTCTCGGCCCGCATCGGCGCGACGCTGCATATGCGCGAGGCGGGCGATCGCTGGCGCGCCTTCCTGCGCCCGGCGAAGAAGATCGCGGCGGGCGACCGCATCCTGTTCGGCGAAACGGCGGATCGCGCCTGTCTCGTGTCGGGCCTCGCCGCGACGGTCGCGGAGAAGGGGGAGGCGGGCGAGGTCGTGCTCGCCTTCGACCTCACCGGCCCCGATCTCGACGCCGCCATCGCGACTCTCGGCCATATCCCTCTGCCTCCCTATATCGCCTCGAAACGGGCCGAGGACGCCGAGGATCGCGCTGACTACCAGACCATCTATGCCCGCGAGGAAGGCGCCGTCGCCGCGCCGACGGCCGGCCTCCACTTCACGCCCGAATTGTTCGAGCGCCTCGATGCACGCGGCGTCGAGCGGCATTTCGTGACGCTGCATGTCGGCGCCGGCACCTTTATGCCGGTCAAGGCGGACGATACCGCCGATCACCGGATGCATGCAGAGCGTGGCGAGGTCTCGGAGGCGACCGCCGCCGCGCTCAACGCCGTGCGCGCCCGCGGAGGCCGCGTCGTCGCCGTCGGCACCACATCCCTTCGCCTCCTGGAGAGCGCTGCCGGCGAGGATCACATGATCCGTTCGTTCAACGGACCAACCAGCATCTTCATCACGCCGGGCTACCGGTTCCGCGCCGTCGACCTTCTGATGACCAATTTCCACCTGCCGCGCTCGACGCTTTTCATGCTGGTTTCCGCCTTTTCGGGCCTCGAGACCATGCGCGAGGCCTATGGCCACGCAATCCGCTGCGGCTACCGCTTCTACTCTTACGGCGACGCGTCGCTGCTCCATCCTGCCGAGGCCGAATGA